ACAAGCCAGATTCAATCAACGTGATCACGGGCGTGGTCAAGGATGCATCATCACTCAAGGGTAAGGTCGTGTACGTTGATTTTTGGGCATCGTGGTGCGGACCCTGCCGCAGATCGTTTCCTTGGCTAAAGGATATCAGCGCGCGCTATGAGGCCAAAGGCTTCAAGGTCGTGACGATTAACCTCGATCGAGATCGTTCGGCGGCAAAAAAGTTCATTGAAGAGATGAAGTTGCCGTTCGAAGTGTTCTATGACTCCACCGGTGCTATTGCCGAGAAGTTCGGAATCGAAGCTATTCCTTCGTCTTATCTTTATGGACGAGACGGTATACTTAAGTCTGAGCATCGTGGATTTAATCCAGCCAAAGGTCCAGAAATGGACTCGCTGATAAGCAAGTTGTTAATGGAAGGTCCAAAGAAGTGAAGAGAGTCATGACAGCCTCAAGGATCAGCGCCATCTGTTTGTTGCTGGTGGCAGCAAACGCAGTTATTGGCTGTGCGTCGATGGGCGTGAAGGTGTGGGAGCGCGACATATTGGCTAAGCCGCAGATGCAAATGGATGCACAAGCAATTGACAGGTCGATGGATGACCATATTTACTTCAGCAAGGAAGCCTCAAGCGGCGGCCGTGGATTTGGCGGTGGAGGCTGCGGATGCAATTAAAGAAGCGCGAATCGGTAAAGTTCGCGATTACGGCTTTGACTGCGGCGCTAATAGGAAGCACAACAGTCTATGCTGCAGATCAGGATCAAATTGAGTCATCCCTGCTTATCTACTCAGAGAAGAGCCGGGTCAGCGCAGCGGAAGGAATTGTTGGCATCAGCAAGCACATTCGGGGCGATTACTTGTTGGGTTTGCGACTTACCTACGACGGCTTGACAGGTCCTTCGCCGAATGGGGCGACACCGTCGAGCAAAATTCAGACTTTCACTCGACCCTCTGGCAGTGGCTCCTATGACACGCAAGTTGGCAAGACCCCTCTTGATGATACCTTCAAGGACACGCGGTTTGCCGTTGATGCCAGTCTCGGCCGTCCGATTGGCAGAATGACGCAAGTTTCGACGGGTTTTCATTTCTCGGCGGAACATGACTACTCATCACTTGGGTTTAGTGCCGGCCTCACTCATGATCTCTTCCAACGCAATACGACTATCGGATTATCGGGATCATATTCGCGAGACGCGATCAATCCAGAAGGTGGAGCACCGCTCGGTTTTTCAGTAATGCCGCTTCCAAGCGGTGATGGTGGCGATGACGAGCACGAAGGTGAAGACGACGGAATCAGTCATGCCAAGGACGTCTTTGATGCAGTGGTCAGCGTTAACCAGATTGTTGATCCAAAGACGATTGTACGCATGAACTACTCGTTCAGCCATTCTTCCGGCTATCTGACCGATCCATACAAGATACTGAGCGTAGTGCAAGATGCAAATTCGACTGCTCCGGGAGTTCCCGACCATTACGTTTATGAGAAACGACCAACCGGGCGCAACAAACACGCTGTTTTTGGTGAAGTTCGACGATACCTTGGAGGCCATGCCATTGACCTTGCCTACCGGTATTTCTGGGATGATTGGGGCGTGAGCTCTCATACGGCAGATATGTTCTTCACGTGGCAGTTGAAAAACGGACACGCGATCCAGCCGCATGTACGCTGGTATACTCAATCGGAAGCGGATTTTCACAGGTACTTTATAGTTCAGGGTGCTCCCCTACCCGAAAATGCCTCTGCGGATAGCCGCCTCGCCAAATTTGACGCAGTAACACTTGGGTTAGAATATACGCTGCCCTTTAATGAGGTTACTCGACTGCGATTGACAGGAGAGTACTATACACAAATGAGCGACAATAGCCCGCCGGAGGCCTTTGGCGAATTGCGCCAGTATGATTTATTTCCAAAACTGGATGCATTTATGTTAAGAGCAGGATTCGTCCGTGACTTTTGATGTTGCACAGCCATTCAGTCTGGAAAGACGAGCCCAGCATTGGGCGGCGGAATTCACGGCGATGGCGAGCCCTTGTGAAGTCTTGATCGAATGCGAACTTGAAAGCGAAGCCCGGGAACTGGCTTCGCTTGCTTTTGCGGAAGCAATGCGCATTGAACGCAAATTCAGTCGCTATCGTGATGACAATGTAATCTTCAAAATCAACAACGCCCACGGCGAGCCGATCAGTGTTGATGAGGAGACTTCGAAGCTTCTGAACTATGCCGCCGAGTCGTTTCACTTGAGCGAGGGGTTGTTTGATATCACATCTGGGCTATTACGGAAGGCTTGGAAGTTCGATGGCCAACCTGCCAATCCTGACAAAGAATTGATCAAGAAGCTGCTCAATCGTGTTGGATGGGAGAAAGTGCGATTCGACGGTAAACAGATTCGAATGCGTCATGGAATGGAAATAGACCTTGGTGGTCTGGGCAAAGAGTATGCTGTAGACCGCGTCGCGGATACTCTTTTTCGGAATCGTCAAGTACCGGTGATGGTCAATTTTGGCGGAGACCTGAGAACCATTGGGCACCGCGTGGGATCTGCACCGTGGACCATAGGCATCGAGAAACCGGATGAAGAAAACTACTCTGTTGGAGAAATTCAGTTGACGGATGGCGCAATCGCAACGAGTGGCGATGCAAGGCGCTTCTGTACATATAAGGGGAAGCGGCTCGGACACATTCTTAATCCAAGAACTGGCTGGCCGGTGACGAATATGCCAAGAAGCGTGACGGTAATCGCAGAGTACTGCATGGCAGCAGGTTTTCTCGCAACGTTGGCGATGCTTTCGGGTAAGGATGCCGAGAAGTTTTTGAATGAGCAGGAAGTCAAGTACCACTGCGTAAGGTGACAGTCGTTAAGCTCTTGTGGACCATCACCATATTCAAGCAATTCTGCCTTTCATTCTCCGCCGATTTCCTCTACTAATCTTTGCTTTTGCAATGCCGACATTAGATAAAGGATTGCTACGAGTTAGTCGCAGCCTGGACAGTCTGCTTCCTTCGGTAATGGGAGCGCGAAATCCAATGGCGGGCAGTACCAAAGTCTAAAGGTGTTAGGGCAACTTCAAATCTCCGAGGAGTCTTTGTTATGCAAATCGAACAACAAAAGTGGCAGAAAACGACCGGATGGACCAAGTCTACAACCGGCAAAATGAGCGGTGAACCGCAGTTGGTCTTGCTCTTCGGTGAAGGTGCCCTTCTGGACGACGAGAGAATACTCACCGAACTTCGGAAGAGTTATCCTCTGTCGCATATCTTTGGTTGCTCCACCGCCGGCGAAATCAAAGGGACAGAAGTTTCCGATGAGACACTCGTCGCATCGGCGGTACACTTTGACCACACAACGTTGCAATTGACACAGGTCGCAGTCGATGAACAGGTGAGCAGTTACGAGGCCGGGCGCAAATTGGCAGCAGCTCTTAATAGCGACGAGTTGCGCCATGTGATCGTGCTTTCCGATGGATTGGGCGTCAATGGCAGCGAGCTGGTCAAGGGACTTACAAGCAACCTTCGCAAAGATACAACTGTTACGGGCGGATTGTCCGGTGATGGAGACAGATTCAAGCGCACAGTAGTGGTGATGGACACACCACAAGTTCCGAATTCGGTGGTCGCGCTCGGTCTGTACGGTGATCGGCTGCGAGTTGGCTTCGGATCGGAAGGTGGATGGGATTCGTTTGGTCCGGAACGACTGGTGACAAAATCAGACGGCAACGTGCTGTACGAACTCGATGGGACGTCGGTATTGGATTTATACCGCAAGTATCTTGGCGAGCATGCAGACGGTCTGCCGGGAACGGGTTTGTTGTTTCCGCTGAGTTTGCGCGGACAAAATGGCGAGCGCGGAATCGTGCGGACAGTTCTTGCAATTGATGAAGCTTCAAAGAGCATGACATTTGCGGGCGACATACCGGAAGGATCCTTTGCGCGGTTGATGAAAGCCAACTTCGATCGATTGATTGATGGCGCTGGAAGTGCAGCCCAAGTTTCGAATGACGCAATCGGTGAGACTTCTGCCGAGTTGGCAATCTTGATAAGCTGCGTTGGCAGGAAAATGGTGCTTGGCCAAAGAATTGAAGAGGAAGTTGAAGCTGTCCAAGATGTGTTGGGACGCGGCAGTGTATTGACTGGATTCTATTCTTACGGTGAGATTTCACCTTTTGCGCCAAACGCCTTTTGTGAATTGCACAACCAAACAATGACAATTACGACGCTTGCCGAGGTGTAATTCGTGGACTCGATGCACAGCCTGCTCCGCAGACAGTTGTTGAAGACATTCGGAAGTCTTGAGAATGTTCCGGACGAGCTCAAGTCGTTCCTTTCGGGCATTAGCGCTGCATATACGCAATTCGATCACGATCGGTCGATGCTGGAGCGATCGCTTGACCTGAGTTCAGACGAATTGCTGCAACTGAACGCCGACCTGCGAGCGATCTTCGATGTATTGCCGGATCTCTTCTTCCGATTAGACAATGATGGCAGGATTCTCGATTGCAAGTCCGGCGCAGGCACGGAGTTGTTTACTTCTCATCGGTCTTTGATCGGCAAGTACATTCAGGATATTCCGGTACCAGAAGTTGGTCGCAAGTTTGGCGAAGCACTGGCGACGGTGCGCGTGACGAAGTCGATGGTGAGTCTCGAGTACTCGCTGAACTCCGACAACCGTGAAGCGTACTACGAAGCGCGAATCCTACCAATGGCAAATACGCAGCTGGTTACCGTGGTGCGGGACATCACCGAGCGCAAGAATGCTGAGATTGCATTACGAGAGGGTGAAGCGCGATTGCGGTTGATTGTAGAGAATGCGTTTGACGCGATTGTGGGAATGGACGCTTCGGGCAAAATCATAGTCTGGAATCCGCAGGCTGAAAGGACTTTCGGCTGGACCGAATCTGAAGCGATCGGAAGGAACTTCGCGGAAACAATCTTGCAGGAGCGTGAACGGCAGAAATACTCTGCGCAGATGAAGGACTTTCAGCTTGACGGAAAATTCCCGATTTTGGGGAAGTCAGTAGAAATTCAGGCGCTGCACAAGGATGGCCGTGAGCTTTCAGTCGAGTTGGCGATTTCACCGATAAGACTCAACAATGTCGTCTTCTTCAGTGCGTTCTTACGCGAC
This genomic interval from bacterium contains the following:
- a CDS encoding TlpA family protein disulfide reductase, giving the protein MIQRTALALIAVFCICLVSSTGELFAKNKPDSINVITGVVKDASSLKGKVVYVDFWASWCGPCRRSFPWLKDISARYEAKGFKVVTINLDRDRSAAKKFIEEMKLPFEVFYDSTGAIAEKFGIEAIPSSYLYGRDGILKSEHRGFNPAKGPEMDSLISKLLMEGPKK
- a CDS encoding DUF4266 domain-containing protein, which produces MTASRISAICLLLVAANAVIGCASMGVKVWERDILAKPQMQMDAQAIDRSMDDHIYFSKEASSGGRGFGGGGCGCN
- a CDS encoding DUF3570 domain-containing protein; its protein translation is MQLKKRESVKFAITALTAALIGSTTVYAADQDQIESSLLIYSEKSRVSAAEGIVGISKHIRGDYLLGLRLTYDGLTGPSPNGATPSSKIQTFTRPSGSGSYDTQVGKTPLDDTFKDTRFAVDASLGRPIGRMTQVSTGFHFSAEHDYSSLGFSAGLTHDLFQRNTTIGLSGSYSRDAINPEGGAPLGFSVMPLPSGDGGDDEHEGEDDGISHAKDVFDAVVSVNQIVDPKTIVRMNYSFSHSSGYLTDPYKILSVVQDANSTAPGVPDHYVYEKRPTGRNKHAVFGEVRRYLGGHAIDLAYRYFWDDWGVSSHTADMFFTWQLKNGHAIQPHVRWYTQSEADFHRYFIVQGAPLPENASADSRLAKFDAVTLGLEYTLPFNEVTRLRLTGEYYTQMSDNSPPEAFGELRQYDLFPKLDAFMLRAGFVRDF
- a CDS encoding FAD:protein FMN transferase, with product MASPCEVLIECELESEARELASLAFAEAMRIERKFSRYRDDNVIFKINNAHGEPISVDEETSKLLNYAAESFHLSEGLFDITSGLLRKAWKFDGQPANPDKELIKKLLNRVGWEKVRFDGKQIRMRHGMEIDLGGLGKEYAVDRVADTLFRNRQVPVMVNFGGDLRTIGHRVGSAPWTIGIEKPDEENYSVGEIQLTDGAIATSGDARRFCTYKGKRLGHILNPRTGWPVTNMPRSVTVIAEYCMAAGFLATLAMLSGKDAEKFLNEQEVKYHCVR
- a CDS encoding FIST C-terminal domain-containing protein, giving the protein MQIEQQKWQKTTGWTKSTTGKMSGEPQLVLLFGEGALLDDERILTELRKSYPLSHIFGCSTAGEIKGTEVSDETLVASAVHFDHTTLQLTQVAVDEQVSSYEAGRKLAAALNSDELRHVIVLSDGLGVNGSELVKGLTSNLRKDTTVTGGLSGDGDRFKRTVVVMDTPQVPNSVVALGLYGDRLRVGFGSEGGWDSFGPERLVTKSDGNVLYELDGTSVLDLYRKYLGEHADGLPGTGLLFPLSLRGQNGERGIVRTVLAIDEASKSMTFAGDIPEGSFARLMKANFDRLIDGAGSAAQVSNDAIGETSAELAILISCVGRKMVLGQRIEEEVEAVQDVLGRGSVLTGFYSYGEISPFAPNAFCELHNQTMTITTLAEV